The Canis aureus isolate CA01 chromosome 15, VMU_Caureus_v.1.0, whole genome shotgun sequence genome includes the window CCTTTCTAACAGATGAGGCAGCCCGAGCCATCTACCCCCTATTTGCATAAACACAGCCCATCCTTATCTCAACCACTGCGtggccctccccacctgcccagaCACCTtcccatctatccattcatcaaacATTCCCAGAGTGGAGGGACttatcacccccccccccttttttttacttACCCAGGTAAGGGGGTGTGCGTGGTAAGAGGCGACGTTTTTCTCGGTGGTGTAGCAAGTGAGACTCGTTTTTTCCTTGTCCAGGAGATTCTTCCCAAGGTTCTCTGGGACCCTCTGTACCTTGGTGGTTAATATTTCTGGCCCTGGATGGTCCTGTTTCACAGTAAATACACAGCAGAGCATTTTCAGAGCTCTCTCTTGAGCAGACCCAGGAAGATGTGGTGCATCAGTCTAGGAGGTGAGGGAAcgtggagggtggaggggagacATGCGGTTGCTGCTCAATGGGTATAAAGTTTGGATCCTGCAACATGGCTGTGTGTCAGAGATCTGTATAGCATGGTACCTGCATGTAATGATGCAGTATTGTGCACTTTAGAGTTTAAGAGCATAGATCTtttgttaagtgttcttatcacacacacacacacacacacacacacacagaaacacacccATGCAAAGGGACACAAGGAAACTGTAGGAGGTGTTGCATGTGGCTATTTCCTTGGCTGTAGTGATGGTACCATGGGTGTTTGCAAACAAACTGACCGAACTGTACACATGAACTATGAGCCCATTTTTGTACACTAATTATACCTCTATAAAGCTGTAAAGAAAAGGAGCAAGTGGACAATGAGATGAAAGAGGCAAatgttatttgtgtgtgtgtgcatgagacagaagagagaggtgAGTGACGATCAAAGAGGGTGGGCAATGGAGCCTGAGTACCTGATGGAAGCCAAGCGAAGCCTTCCCCTAGGTTATCACCAAATAGTCGTTGAGACTCCCTAAAATTTAAGGTTCCTTGTGATGCAGCCTGTCCTTCCTTATAAGGAGCAGGTGaatattaaaaggataagaaCGTGTAGTCAGGGTTGGGAACTGGTCTCCTGGGAAGCCGGTGCCAACAGCATATTGAAATTGTCACAAACTACAAACCCAGCCAAGAGACTCTTAAACCCCCAAACTCTGCCAGGAAGCTCACTTGCAGGGCTTAGCACCTAACTGCCCAGCCTGGACACCCAGCCTGGACATGGTCACTGCAGAGAGACCCTGGCTCCAGGACCGGGTCACAATTCCCATTTACCTGGAAACATTAGGGCCACGAGGAGAAAGCTGACGAGGGGAGAGAGAGGTGACTTCATGTCGCCAAGGGGACTGCCGGCTGAGAAGGTGCTGGTGGATGGGCAGCAGGGCTCCCTTTATAGCCCTGAGCTGTGTGGAGGGGGCCTGAGGCAGGGGAAGAGCTGCATTCTGGAATAGTCGCTGGGTCACAGAGGACACATGGGGATGCATTATTCTCCCACTGCTAGCGGAACAAACAGTGGAGCCACTTCCCTCAGGAAGTACATAACATGCCTGAGTGCCCTGGGTGGGTTTGGTGCATGAGAACTACAGGGCAAgagaagaggagcagaaagagggaagaggTCAAAACAGGTGCTCTTAACCAAAAAAGCACCACTTCCCTCAAGTGCTTATTGGAGGGTTATTAGGTGTCGAGATGGAGACGTGGATATGGCTGCCAGGGTGCTTCTATCCTGTCTTCTGGACATTTATTTCGGTGTAAAATATCAGGCAAGAAACCATAAAACACGTTGGGTGATTTCCTGAAGGTGTACAGGTGGTTCCAAAGTGATTCCAGATTTCATTTCTGCTTTGTCCCCCTGAATCtctcaccctgtgtcttttttgatttaaattcaatttgccaacgtatagtgtgacacccagagctcatcccatcacacgtcctccttaatgcccatcactcagttaccccatccgccacccacctcccctccagctgatcctctttatttcccagagttaagagtctcgcatggtttatctccctctctgattttttccccactcagtttccctcctttcccttatggtccctttcactattttttatattccacatatgagtgaaaccatgtgataactgtctttctccgatggacttatttcattcagcataatgccctccagttccatccgtgtTGTAAACTGTAGGTaccatcctttctgatggctgagaacTATTCCACTGtgtacacagaccacatcttccttatccattcacctgtagATGGACATGTccgctccttccacagtttggctatagagGACATTGcagctatgaacactggggtgcaggtgccccttaggttcactgcatctgtatctttggggtaaatgccaacagtgcaattgctgggtcgtagggcagatctatttttaactctttgaggaacctccccacagtttcccagagtggctgcaccagttcacattcccaccaacagtgcaagagggttccccttttctccacatcattgtcgtatttgttgtttcctgccttgttaattttagccattctccctggggtgaggtggtattgtgttgtggttttgatttgtatttccctggtgactagtgatgtggagcatttcttcACGTGCccgttggccatctgtaggtcttctttggagaaatctctgctcatgtcttctgcccacttctagactggattctttgttttttgtctccctctgcttcttggtctcctctgcctctccttcatctctttttatcctcctcatttttgcttttaatcctttccattcttttattttcagacaCCTGGCTATTACTGCCATGGGGTCCAATTCAATTctgcttaaaattaaaaaagctgTAATTGATGCTGAGTTTTCTCTTCTGGTAATAACTATCCCAAaggctcttcttcctcttctcttccatcTTCTTCTTTCTAGCAGGCATGCGTTTTATGTTGCTGCATTATCTCAGGGGCACACACCCCAGGAAGTGTGTCCTGGATGTGACCAGAGAAACATGGAC containing:
- the SPAG11B gene encoding sperm-associated antigen 11B isoform X3, giving the protein MKSPLSPLVSFLLVALMFPGPSRARNINHQGTEGPREPWEESPGQGKNESHLLHHREKRRLLPRTPPYLGDMPPGIRDVICLTQHGTCRLFFCHFGERKAEICSDPWNRCCLPSTEAEIKNKPETNDRNNKAKT
- the SPAG11B gene encoding sperm-associated antigen 11B isoform X1 yields the protein MKSPLSPLVSFLLVALMFPGPSRARNINHQGTEGPREPWEESPGQGKNESHLLHHREKRRLLPRTPPYLEPEPDFKIVNCKKSEGYCQEYCNYMETQVGYCLKKKYACCLHQNVLV